A genomic window from Salvia hispanica cultivar TCC Black 2014 chromosome 5, UniMelb_Shisp_WGS_1.0, whole genome shotgun sequence includes:
- the LOC125190268 gene encoding protein PLASTID MOVEMENT IMPAIRED 1-RELATED 1-like — MLSKADGRKKIDEVSQTGRFANDLELISKALFADRQQHRLSSSSDAYRSEAVRESPMPEHKIKAEKAKEKEKKPSIWSWKGLKAWTSGRNRRFRCHFSLLVHSIEGLPSLFDDVCLVVHWKRQDGELMTSPNIVHEGVANFEEELIHSCSVNVSRGTTKNVAKYEAKNYLLYASVYNAPELDLGKHHIDLTRLLPLTLEELEDEKSSGKWATSFRLSGKAGGATMNVSFGYIVVGNSREPSRKNNTPGILNLRENRAMTESFVDQSHLKDDLILRRVGSLPATLDTLKQSEEDIKELHEILPMPTSELYQSVNELYQKLDEEMPNASVENKLDTDPFPSHLDSCKVNSFKPPDADEKITETEWETGEFAVTEKGIEEFTREHMRSEEDPCKVALASGEVMETDGIVEVTLNKEDILHPSANDTVYRKHEQSIRTCSSSKKENAVLSKESLMKELELALTYASDLMNEELESQDDESEAPFEDSFSKEKPPNMDDITDSVANDFLKMLNVESSPFGLSSTSEPESPRERLLREFERDALANGGILNFDMEDDPMESDSDVPTGSVWQAMSNDFYQSSLLEGFRETSQMESNAFSRRASRLEDLETEALMRDWGMNEKAFQQSPSSKSDGFRNPVGLPPKDLDQQLVSEGLGPFLQTKNGGFLRSMNPALFRNAKGGGSLIMQASSPVVVPAEMGSGVMDILQGLAAMGIEKLSMQANKLMPLEDITGKTIQQIAWEAAPSLERQGLSQDEFEIMQNICNGEKSGEGTSYGPGLGKCGSTLLGADTEYVSLEDLAPSAMDKIEALSIEGLRVQSGMTDEDAPSNISTQSFGELSALKGKSVDISGTIGLDGTGGLQLLDIKDKCDNVDGLMSLSLTLDEWVKLDSGEIDDDDLVSERTSRLLAAHRATSLDLFRGKSKGEKRRGRGRKYGLLGNSFTVALMVQLRDPLRNYEPVGNPMLALIQVERVFVPPRPKIYRTVPLARNSSEEEKESTTATKENITGTPTESINREEELIPQYKINEVHVAGLKMEQGKKKLWGSQNQQQSGSRWLLGNGMGKKNKHPLMKSKAVVKNSSPASSSSTTTVQPGDTLWSISSRVHGTGAKWKDLAALNPHIRNPNVILPNETIRLR, encoded by the exons ATGTTGTCGAAAGCAGATGGCAGAAAGAAAATTGATGAGGTTTCACAAACGGGAAGATTCGCAAATGACCTTGAACTCATTAGCAAAGCCTTGTTTGCGGATAGGCAACAGCATAGGCTTTCTAGCTCGTCGGATGCTTATAGATCGGAGGCTGTTAGAGAATCGCCTATGCCCGAGCATAAAATCAAGGCGGAGAAAGCTaaggagaaagaaaagaagcCTTCAATTTGGAGCTGGAAAGGTCTAAAGGCATGGACCTCTGGTCGAAACCGAAGGTTCAGATGTCATTTCTCACTCCTAGTCCATTCGATTGAGGGTCTACCAAGCCTATTTGATGATGTTTGTCTCGTTGTGCATTGGAAGAGGCAGGATGGTGAGCTGATGACATCCCCGAATATAGTTCATGAAGGGGTAGCTAATTTTGAGGAGGAGCTTATTCATTCGTGTTCTGTAAATGTTTCCAGGGGCACTACTAAGAATGTGGCCAAGTATGAGGCAAAAAATTACTTGTTGTATGCTTCTGTTTACAATGCCCCTGAGCTTGATTTGGGGAAGCATCATATAGATTTGACAAGATTGCTACCTCTAACATTAGAGGAATTGGAAGATGAAAAGAGCTCAGGGAAGTGGGCGACTAGTTTCAGGCTATCAGGTAAAGCAGGAGGTGCAACAATGAATGTCAGTTTTGGCTACATTGTAGTAGGAAATAGTAGGGAGCCTTCAAGGAAAAACAATACTCCTGGCATCCTGAACCTACGAGAGAATAGGGCGATGACAGAATCTTTCGTGGATCAGTCTCATCTCAAGGATGATCTAATCCTTCGTAGAGTGGGGAGTCTTCCTGCTACTCTGGATACCTTAAAGCAGTCTGAAGAAGATATAAAGGAGCTTCATGAAATCTTGCCGATGCCAACTTCAGAATTGTATCAATCAGTCAATGAACTTTATCAGAAACTGGATGAAGAGATGCCAAATGCTTCAGTTGAAAATAAGTTAGACACGGATCCATTTCCTTCACATCTTGACTCCTGTAAAGTGAATTCATTTAAACCTCCTGATGCTGATGAGAAAATTACTGAAACTGAGTGGGAAACTGGTGAGTTTGCTGTCACAGAGAAGGGGATAGAAGAGTTCACTAGGGAGCACATGAGATCAGAAGAGGATCCTTGTAAGGTTGCTTTAGCTTCTGGAGAGGTTATGGAAACAGATGGCATTGTGGAGGTAACCCTCAATAAGGAGGATATCCTTCATCCTTCCGCCAATGACACTGTTTACCGAAAGCACGAGCAGTCAATAAGAACATGCAGTTCTTCAAAGAAAGAGAATGCTGTGCTCTCCAAAGAGTCACTAATGAAAGAACTGGAGCTGGCACTGACTTACGCTTCAGATTTAATGAATGAGGAACTAGAGTCTCAGGATGATGAAAGTGAAGCTCCATTTGAAGACAGTTTCTCGAAGGAGAAACCACCTAACATGGATGATATTACTGACTCAGTAGCCAATGATTTCTTAAAAATGCTGAATGTAGAGTCCAGTCCATTTGGTTTGAGCTCTACAAGTGAGCCTGAATCTCCAAGAGAACGCCTTCTAAGGGAATTTGAGAGGGATGCTCTTGCCAATGGAGGTATACTCAACTTTGATATGGAGGATGATCCAATGGAAAGTGACAGCGATGTTCCAACAGGGTCTGTCTGGCAAGCTATGTCTAATGACTTCTATCAGTCATCACTACTGGAAGGTTTCCGGGAGACATCTCAGATGGAGTCAAATGCATTCAGTAGAAGAGCCTCAAGGTTAGAGGATTTGGAAACTGAAGCTTTGATGCGTGACTGGGGCATGAATGAGAAGGCATTTCAACAATCTCCATCTAGTAAATCTGATGGGTTTCGCAACCCAGTTGGCTTGCCTCCAAAGGATCTTGATCAGCAGCTTGTTTCAGAAGGTTTGGGTCCCTTTCTGCAAACTAAAAATGGAGGGTTTTTGCGCTCAATGAATCCCGCCCTTTTCAGGAATGCAAAAGGTGGAGGGAGCTTAATAATGCAGGCATCTAGTCCAGTGGTTGTCCCTGCAGAAATGGGGTCTGGTGTAATGGACATACTTCAGGGTCTGGCTGCTATGGGAATTGAGAAGCTATCCATGCAAGCAAACAAATTGATGCCTTTGGAAGATATAACTGGCAAGACAATTCAACAAATAGCATGGGAAGCTGCACCCAGTTTGGAGAG GCAAGGTTTATCTCAggatgaatttgaaattatgcAAAATATATGTAATGGGGAAAAGAGTGGTGAAGGAACATCCTATGGCCCAGGGTTAGGTAAGTGTGGTTCTACACTGCTGGGTGCTGATACAGAGTACGTGTCTTTAGAGGATCTCGCTCCATCTGCAATGGATAAGATTGAAGCTCTTTCTATTGAGGGCTTGAGAGTACAATCTGGTATGACAGATGAGGATGCGCCTTCAAATATTAGCACACAATCTTTTGGAGAACTTTCAGCCCTGAAGGGAAAGAGCGTTGATATCAGTGGAACCATAGGACTTGATGGGACTGGTGGATTGCAATTACTGGATATCAAAGACAAATGTGACAATGTTGACGGATTGATGAGTCTCTCTCTTACACTTGATGAATGGGTGAAACTTGATTCTGGTgaaattgatgatgatgatcttGTCAGCGAGCGGACCTCTAGATTGCTAGCAGCTCATCGTGCTACTTCTTTGGATTTGTTTCGTGGAAAATCAAAGGGGGAGAAGAGACGAGGCAGAGGTAGGAAGTATGGTTTGTTGGGCAATAGTTTCACTGTTGCACTGATGGTACAGCTGCGTGATCCTTTGCGGAACTATGAGCCTGTGGGAAATCCAATGCTCGCTCTTATACAAGTGGAGAGAGTGTTTGTCCCACCGAGGCCTAAAATCTATAGAACAGTTCCTCTAGCAAGGAACTCTAGTGAAGAGGAAAAGGAGTCGACGACTGCGACAAAAGAGAACATTACTGGAACACCAACAGAAAGCATAAATCGTGAAGAAGAGCTGATTCCTCAATATAAAATCAACGAGGTGCATGTTGCAGGTTTGAAAATGGAACAGGGTAAAAAGAAGTTATGGGGTTCTCAAAATCAACAACAGTCTGGGTCCCGTTGGTTGCTTGGAAACGGAATGGGCAAGAAGAACAAGCATCCACTAATGAAGTCAAAGGCTGTCGTAAAGAATTCAAGTCCTGCTTCTTCCTCATCTACTACAACAGTGCAGCCTGGAGATACACTATGGAGCATCTCTTCTCGTGTCCATGGAACAGGTGCAAAGTGGAAGGACCTTGCTGCACTCAATCCACATATTCGCAATCCTAATGTTATACTTCCCAACGAGACTATCAGACTGCGCTAG
- the LOC125187114 gene encoding myosin-17-like — MGSPVNITVGSHVWVEDPALAWVDGQVSRINGQDVHVKTKNGKQVVANISKVFPKDTEAPPGGVDDMTKLSYLHEPGVLQNLATRYELNEIYTYTGNILIAINPFQRLPHLYDTHMMEQYKGAALGELSPHVFAIADVAYRAMINEGKSNSILVSGESGAGKTETTKMLMRYLAYLGGRSGVEGRTVEQQVLESNPVLEAFGNAKTVRNNNSSRFGKFVEIQFDKSGRISGAAVRTYLLERSRVCQISDPERNYHCFYLLCAAPPEEREKYKLGSPESFHYLNQSKCYKLDGVSDAEEYLATRRAMDIVGISEDEQEAIFRIVAAILHLGNIEFSKGKEIDSSVVKDEKSRFHLNTTAELLKCDPKSLEDALIKRVMVTPEEIITRTLDPEAALGSRDALAKTVYSRLFDWIVEKINISIGQDRNSKAIIGVLDIYGFESFKQNSFEQFCINYTNEKLQQHFNQHVFKMEQEDYEKEQINWSYIEFVDNQDVLDLIEKKPGGIISLLDEACMFPKSTHETFAQKLYQTFSKNKRFIKPKLSRTNFAISHYAGEVLYMADLFLDKNKDYVVAEHQDLLTASKCSFAAGLFPPSPEESSKSSKFSSIGSRFKLQLVSLMDTLNSTEPHYIRCVKPNNVLKPAIFENVNIIQQLRCGGVLEAIRISCAGYPTRRLFDEFLLRFGVLAPEVLDGNIPDKAACQMILDKMRLEGYQLGKTKVFLRAGQMAELDTRRAEVLGNAAKTIQRQIRTYIARRDFVVLRRAAIQLQSCWRAISACNFYEQLRREAAALKIQKNFRCYTARISYKALQNSAIIVQTGMRAMTARGEHRFRKQTKAAIKIQAHARGHREYSYYKSLQKAAIVTQCGWRQRVARKELRKLRMASRETGALKEAKDKLEKKVEELTWRLQFEKRLRTELEETKAQEITKLQEALHSMQIQVEEANARVIKEQEAARKAIEDAPPVIKETPVVVQDTTKIDALTAEVESLMALLLLEKQAAEEAKKVCAEAESKNVDFAKKLEEAAGKVDQLQDSTQRLEEKLSNLESENQVLRQQALTMSPTGKTMPARTRTAIIQRPQENGNIHNAETKPNYDTALVVASPKEPESEEKPQKSLNEKQQENQDLLVKCISQDLGFAGGKPVAACLIYKSLLHWRSFEVERTTVFDRIIQSVASSIEVPDNNVVLAYWLCNTSTLLMLLQHTLKASGAASLTPHRRRSSSASLFGRMSQGLRTSPQTPGVSFLNGRMLGRLEDVRQVEAKYPALLFKQQLTAFLEKIYGMIRDNLKKEISPLIGLCIQAPRTSRSSLVKGRTQANAVAQQALIAHWQSIVKNLNNYLKIMKANYVPSILVRKIFTQIFSFINVQLFNSLLLRRECCSFSNGEYVKSGLAELEQWCSNATEEYVGSAWDELKHIRQAVGFLVIHQKPKKTLNELTNELCPVLSIQQLYRISTMYWDDKYGTHSVSADVISSIRVMMTEDSQNSVNSSFLLDDDSSIPFSVDDLSKTMPQVDVADVEPPPLLRENSGFVFLLQ; from the exons GGATCACCAGTTAATATCACAGTTGGTTCTCATGTATGGGTTGAGGATCCTGCCTTGGCATGGGTTGATGGACAAGTGAGCCGGATAAACGGGCAAGATGTTCATgtgaaaactaaaaatgggAAACAG GTTGTTGCGAACATCTCTAAAGTATTTCCGAAGGATACTGAAGCACCACCTGGAGGTGTGGATGATATGACTAAGCTTTCATATCTTCATGAACCAGGGGTCCTGCAAAACCTGGCGACAAGATATGAACTAAACGAAATATAT ACTTATACTGGAAATATTCTGATTGCTATAAACCCTTTCCAAAGATTACCCCATCTGTATGATACTCACATGATGGAGCAATACAAAGGGGCAGCACTTGGAGAGCTAAGTCCTCATGTTTTTGCAATTGCAGATGTTGCTTACAG GGCAATGATCAATGAGGGAAAGAGCAACTCCATTTTAGTTAGTGGAGAAAGTGGTGCTGGTAAAACTGAAACAACTAAGATGCTCATGAGATATCTTGCATATTTGGGTGGTCGGTCTGGAGTAGAAGGACGAACCGTTGAACAACAAGTTCTAGAG TCAAACCCAGTTCTTGAAGCATTTGGAAATGCCAAAACTGTCAGGAACAATAACTCAAG TCGTTTTGGTAAATTCGTTGAGATCCAATTTGACAAAAGTGGGAGGATATCTGGAGCCGCTGTTAGAACTTACTTGCTGGAGAGATCTCGCGTTTGCCAGATTTCAGATCCTGAAAGAAACTACCATTGCTTCTATCTTCTCTGTGCAGCACCACCTGAA GAAAGAGAGAAATACAAGCTTGGAAGCCCAGAATCATTCCACTATCTAAATCAATCCAAGTGTTACAAACTCGATGGAGTAAGTGATGCTGAAGAATACCTTGCGACTCGAAGGGCTATGGATATAGTCGGAATAAGTGAGGATGAGCAG GAGGCAATATTCAGGATAGTTGCTGCAATTCTTCATCTAGGTAATATTGAGTTTTCCAAGGGGAAGGAGATTGATTCTTCGGTAGTTAAGGATGAGAAGTCGAGGTTTCATCTCAACACGACTGCTGAATTACTCAA GTGTGATCCAAAGAGCTTGGAAGATGCACTTATTAAGCGAGTTATGGTGACACCTGAGGAAATTATCACCAGAACTCTTGATCCAGAAGCTGCATTGGGTAGCCGAGATGCTTTGGCAAAGACTGTATATTCTCGACTTTTTGACTG GAttgtggaaaaaataaatatctccATTGGGCAGGATCGTAACTCCAAAGCAATAATAGGAGTTCTTGATATATATGGTTTTGAAAGTTTTAAGCAAAACAG TTTTGAGCAGTTTTGTATCAATTATACGAATGAAAAATTGCAGCAGCATTTTAACCAG CACGTCTTTAAGATGGAACAAGAAGATTATGAGAAAGAACAGATTAACTGGAGCTACATTGAGTTTGTTGATAACCAAGATGTTTTAGATCTAATTGAGAAG AAACCAGGAGGAATAATTTCGTTGCTAGATGAAGCTTG CATGTTTCCTAAATCTACTCATGAAACATTTGCTCAGAAGTTGTATCAGACTTTTAGCAAAAATAAGCGCTTCATCAAACCCAAACTCTCGCGTACCAATTTTGCAATATCTCACTATGCAGGAGAG GTGTTATACATGGCAGATCTTTTCCTGGACAAGAACAAAGATTATGTGGTGGCAGAACATCAAGATTTATTAACAGCTTCAAAATGCTCTTTTGCAGCTGGTTTATTTCCTCCTAGTCCAGAAGAATCATCGAAGTCTTCCAAGTTTTCATCAATAGGATCACGCTTTAAG CTGCAACTTGTATCTTTAATGGATACACTGAATTCAACAGAACCTCATTACATCAGATGTGTGAAACCAAACAATGTCCTGAAGCCTGCCAtttttgagaatgtcaacattATTCAGCAACTGCGATGTGGT GGTGTTCTCGAAGCTATCAGAATCAGTTGTGCTGGATACCCCACCAGACGTTTGTTTGATGAGTTTCTTCTGCGGTTTGGTGTTCTTGCTCCTGAAGTTTTAGATGGGAA CATTCCTGACAAGGCTGCATGTCAGATGATCTTGGATAAAATGAGATTAGAGGGGTATCAG CTAGGTAAGACAAAGGTCTTCCTTCGAGCTGGTCAGATGGCTGAACTAGATACTAGAAGAGCAGAAGTTCTTGGAAATGCAGCCAAAACAATTCAAAGGCAAATTCGTACTTATATTGCTCGGAGAGATTTTGTTGTATTGAGGAGAGCTGCAATACAATTACAGTCATGTTGGCGAG CTATTTCTGCTTGCAATTTCTATGAGCAATTGCGACGTGAAGCTGCTGCTCTTAAGATTCAGAAGAACTTCAGATGCTACACTGCCCGGATATCTTACAAAGCATTGCAGAATTCTGCTATCATAGTGCAGACTGGCATGAGGGCAATGACCGCTCGTGGCGAACATAGATTCAGAAAACAGACCAAGGCTGCAATTAAAATTCAG GCTCATGCACGTGGTCACAGAGAATATTCGTATTATAAAAGTCTCCAAAAGGCTGCTATTGTTACACAATGTGGTTGGAGGCAACGTGTTGCCCGCAAAGAGCTCCGAAAGCTTCGAATG GCTTCTAGGGAAACAGGAGCCTTAAAAGAAGCAAAAGACAAgctagaaaaaaaagtagaggagCTTACCTGGCGCTTGCAGTTTGAGAAGCGATTAAGG ACCGAGTTGGAGGAAACAAAAGCACAAGAAATTACTAAGTTGCAGGAGGCATTACATTCAATGCAAATACAAGTGGAAGAAGCAAACGCTAGGGTGATAAAAGAACAGGAAGCAGCTCGCAAGGCAATCGAAGATGCACCACCAGTCATTAAAGAAACCCCAGTTGTGGTCCAAGACACAACAAAGATTGATGCATTAACAGCCGAGGTAGAAAGTCTCATG GCTTTGCTGCTTTTGGAGAAACAGGCTGCAGAAGAGGCTAAAAAGGTCTGTGCAGAAGCTGAATCCAAAAATGTGGATTTTGCTAAAAAGTTAGAGGAGGCTGCTGGAAAAGTGGATCAGCTTCAAGATTCCACGCAAAG ACTTGAAGAGAAGCTATCGAACCTTGAGTCGGAGAATCAAGTACTTCGTCAACAAGCCCTAACCATGTCACCTACAGGGAAAACTATGCCTGCAAGAACCAGGACAGCTATCATTCAG AGACCTCAGGAGAATGGAAATATTCACAATGCAGAAACGAAGCCTAATTAT GATACAGCTCTTGTTGTTGCATCTCCAAAGGAACCTGAATCTGAAGAAAAACCGCAGAAATCTCTCAATGAAAAGCAGCAA GAAAATCAAGACCTTCTGGTGAAATGTATATCTCAAGATCTGGGTTTCGCTGGTGGCAAACCTGTCGCTGCTTGTCTTATTTACAAAAGCCTTCTTCACTGGAGGTCATTTGAGGTTGAGAGGACAACTGTGTTTGACCGCATAATTCAGTCTGTAGCTTCGTCCATAGAG GTCCCTGATAACAATGTCGTTCTAGCCTACTGGTTATGTAATACATCGACTCTGTTAATGCTGCTTCAACATACACTCAAAGCAAGCGGGGCAGCTAGCTTAACCCCCCACAGACGGAGGTCATCATCAGCTTCTCTTTTTGGGAGGATGTCACAA GGATTGAGGACCTCACCTCAGACTCCTGGAGTGTCGTTTCTGAATGGTCGGATGCTTGGTAGACTAGAAGATGTGAGGCAAGTAGAAGCCAAGTATCCCGCCTTGTTGTTCAAGCAGCAGCTTACTGCTTTTCTGGAAAAAATATATGGAATGATCAGAGACAacttaaagaaagaaatttctCCTTTGATTGGGTTATGTATCCAG GCTCCCAGGACATCTCGTTCAAGTTTAGTTAAAGGCCGTACCCAAGCTAATGCTGTTGCTCAACAAGCACTAATTGCTCATTGGCAGAGCATTGTGAAAAATCTAAACAATTACTTGAAGATCATGAAAGCAAATTAT GTTCCATCTATCCTGGTCCGGAAGATTTTCactcaaatattttctttcatcAATGTCCAATTATTCAACAG CCTTCTTTTACGGCGCGAATGTTGCTCATTCAGCAATGGGGAGTACGTCAAATCAGGGCTGGCTGAATTAGAACAATGGTGCTCTAATGCAACCGAGGAA TATGTAGGCTCAGCTTGGGATGAACTGAAGCATATTAGACAGGCAGTTGGATTTTTG GTCATTCATCAAAAGCCCAAGAAAACCTTGAATGAACTTACGAATGAACTTTGTCCC GTGCTAAGCATTCAACAGCTATACAGGATTAGCACCATGTACTGGGATGATAAATATGGCACTCATAGTGTTTCTGCAGAT GTCATTTCAAGTATAAGAGTTATGATGACAGAGGACTCTCAGAATTCGGTTAACAGTTCCTTTTTGTTGGATGACGACTCGAG CATTCCCTTCTCTGTTGATGACCTCTCCAAAACCATGCCACAAGTAGATGTGGCTGATGTGGAACCTCCCCCGTTACTCCGTGAAAACTCGGGATTCGTATTTTTACTTCAATGA
- the LOC125187030 gene encoding glycerophosphocholine acyltransferase 1-like, translating to MASDEDMTEVDDSNGGSCSCGSKDQRLKERKKKVAQTKEMLSKQAVHTKEILSKQAVKIARQAEEHESFINKVTHLLGVLGFGGFCFILGARPQDVRYLYCLFYVIFVPLRWIYYRYKKWHYYLLDFCYYANTIFLIMLLFYPTNEKLFMVCFSFAEGPLAWALIVWRCSLVFNSMDKIVSVFIHLLPGLVYFTIRWWDPVFFEAMHLDGDAHRESWPYAWPYAETKSYLWTWLFFVPLAAYVVWQLLYFLIVNVLRGQRLLRDPEVMTSYRELSKKAQKANNLWWRLSGLLGDQNRLFMFILLQAVFTVATTALTVPIFLSYKLHVTFQLLKVSATIWNGGNFLLEVMPRQVILKQKRKTEMGPVVVETSVKLTDGSKVTLSQ from the exons ATGGCAAGCGATGAAGATATGACGGAGGTCGATGATTCCAACGGAGGTTCATGTTCATGCGGTAGTAAGGATCAACGGTTGAAAGAGCGAAAAAag AAAGTTGCTCAAACAAAGGAGATGCTGTCGAAGCAAGCAGTTCACACAAAGGAGATCTTGTCGAAGCAAGCCGTCAAGATCGCTAGACAGGCTGAAGAGCATGAAAGCTTCATCAATAAG GTGACGCACTTGCTTGGTGTTCTTGGCTTCGGAGGCTTCTGCTTCATCTTGGGTGCAA GGCCACAGGATGTTCGATATCTCTATTGTTTGTTCTATGTCATTTTTGTCCCACTTCGATGGATTTATTACAGATACAAGAAATGGCATTATTATCTACTT GATTTTTGCTATTATGCCAATACGATATTCTTGATCATGCTTCTGTTTTATCCCACAAATGAGAAACTTTTCATGGTTTGCTTCTCATTTGCAGAG GGACCCTTGGCATGGGCACTAATCGTTTGGCGATGTAGCTTAGTTTTCAATTCCATGGACAAGATTGTAAGTGTCTTTATACATCTGTTGCCAG GACTAGTTTACTTCACGATCCGATGGTGGGACCCCGTATTCTTCGAGGCGATGCATCTGGATGGGGATGCTCATAGAGAATCGTGGCCCTATGCGTGGCCCTATGCAGAGACGAAGTCATACCTGTGGACATGGCTTTTCTTTGTCCCTTTAGCAGCTTACGTTGTCTGGCAGCTTCTTTATTTTCTGATTGTAAATGTGCTTCGCGGACAGAGACTGCTGCGAGATCCAGAAGTGATGACCTCCTACAG GGAGCTGTCGAAAAAAGCACAAAAAGCAAACAACTTATGGTGGCGGTTGAGCGGGTTGCTGGGAGATCAGAACCGGCTGTTTATGTTCATTCTGCTTCAGGCAGTGTTCACTGTGGCCACAACAGCGCTTACTGTCCCGATATTCCTGTCCTACAAATTACATGTGACGTTCCAACTGCTCAAGGTATCTGCGACTATATGGAACGGGGGTAACTTCCTTCTAGAAGTGATGCCCAGACAGGTGATTCTGAAGCAGAAAAGGAAGACAGAAATGGGGCCTGTCGTGGTCGAAACTTCTGTGAAATTGACCGATGGTTCGAAGGTAACATTATCTCAGTAG